One Streptomyces fagopyri DNA window includes the following coding sequences:
- a CDS encoding gliding motility protein yields MSENGERTDESDGNDREVEVAVAATGAAGAASSDDVEIPQQQTAEKAADNGAGESARK; encoded by the coding sequence GTGAGCGAGAACGGCGAGAGGACGGACGAGAGCGACGGGAACGACCGCGAGGTCGAGGTGGCGGTCGCGGCGACGGGGGCCGCGGGAGCCGCGTCCTCGGACGACGTGGAGATCCCTCAGCAGCAGACCGCCGAGAAGGCCGCCGACAACGGGGCCGGTGAGAGCGCCCGTAAGTAA
- a CDS encoding MBL fold metallo-hydrolase, whose amino-acid sequence MRDNENPRRSLLLGRRTVLRGAALGTAAPLLPATAATAAGSTATPSAVPTPVSRPAAASASTPAPAPAPSVAASFRWFGTAGWRIDVDGRTVLFDPYLTRFRTGLFDGAFDAGTELRTDPGLVREHVGHPELVLVSHAHWDHLADVPHIARTTGARVVGTETTYHLLVAFGVDPGQISVVKGGEVLDFGGGVTVEVVASLHSRNKKYSYFAPGTLHAPPATPPRTISDLPEGDTLAFQVTAGSAGPSAFLMGASDFCERAARGLRPDLAMVAVPAGTATHDYVPRLLRALDRPDVVVPVHWDNFEEPLTAPPRRDPSMDLDGFVAQVRRSSPAGRIVVPDYRTVYGGDMRPLD is encoded by the coding sequence ATGCGCGACAACGAGAACCCCCGGCGCTCCCTCCTGCTCGGCCGCCGTACGGTGCTGCGAGGCGCCGCGCTCGGCACGGCCGCCCCGCTCCTGCCCGCCACGGCCGCCACGGCCGCCGGTTCGACGGCCACGCCCTCGGCAGTGCCCACGCCCGTATCGAGACCGGCAGCGGCGTCGGCCTCGACACCAGCACCAGCACCAGCACCGTCGGTCGCGGCTTCCTTCCGCTGGTTCGGCACCGCCGGCTGGCGCATCGACGTCGACGGCCGGACCGTGCTCTTCGACCCGTACCTCACGCGCTTCAGGACCGGCCTGTTCGACGGCGCCTTCGACGCCGGCACGGAGCTGCGCACCGATCCCGGGCTGGTACGCGAACACGTGGGGCACCCCGAACTCGTCCTGGTCAGCCACGCCCACTGGGACCACCTCGCCGATGTGCCGCACATCGCCAGGACCACCGGCGCCCGCGTCGTCGGCACCGAGACGACGTACCACCTGCTGGTCGCGTTCGGCGTCGACCCGGGGCAGATCTCCGTGGTGAAGGGCGGCGAGGTCCTGGACTTCGGCGGCGGGGTCACCGTGGAGGTCGTGGCGAGTCTGCACAGCCGCAACAAGAAGTACTCCTACTTCGCCCCGGGCACGCTCCACGCGCCGCCCGCGACACCGCCGAGGACCATCTCGGACCTGCCCGAGGGCGACACGCTCGCCTTCCAGGTGACGGCGGGGAGCGCAGGCCCGTCGGCGTTCCTGATGGGCGCCAGCGACTTCTGCGAACGGGCGGCGCGGGGGCTGCGCCCCGATCTCGCCATGGTCGCGGTGCCGGCCGGCACCGCCACCCACGACTACGTGCCCCGGCTGCTGCGCGCCCTGGACCGGCCCGACGTCGTCGTGCCCGTGCACTGGGACAACTTCGAGGAGCCCCTGACCGCTCCCCCGCGCCGCGACCCGTCGATGGACCTGGACGGGTTCGTCGCCCAGGTGCGCCGTTCGTCCCCGGCCGGCCGGATCGTCGTACCGGACTACCGCACGGTGTACGGGGGCGACATGCGTCCCCTCGACTGA
- a CDS encoding class III extradiol dioxygenase subunit B-like domain-containing protein encodes MLVAAAACPCPPLLVPEVAAGAAPELAAARDACADALGVLAASRPDLLVVVGPAEDGGHGAYAEGTPGSFRGFGVDLGVRLGRGGGTPPAPPQRTLPSSLAVAAWLLERTDWSDTPVRGLAVPEPFTAERCRSAGAEAAGQAARVALLVMGDGSACRTLKAPGYLDERAVAFDAEVARALGAADVAALRALDAGLARELKVSGRAPWQVLAGAAEDAELGGALLYEDAPYGVGYVVAAWS; translated from the coding sequence ATGCTTGTAGCCGCCGCAGCCTGCCCCTGTCCGCCGCTGCTCGTGCCCGAGGTCGCCGCCGGGGCGGCGCCCGAACTGGCCGCCGCGCGAGACGCGTGCGCGGACGCGCTCGGCGTGCTCGCCGCCTCGCGGCCCGACCTGCTGGTCGTCGTGGGCCCCGCCGAGGACGGTGGGCACGGGGCTTATGCCGAGGGGACACCGGGGTCGTTCCGCGGGTTCGGCGTGGACCTCGGCGTACGCCTCGGGCGGGGTGGCGGCACGCCTCCGGCGCCCCCGCAGCGCACGCTTCCGTCCTCGCTCGCCGTCGCCGCCTGGCTCCTGGAGCGCACGGACTGGTCCGACACCCCCGTGAGGGGTCTCGCCGTTCCGGAGCCGTTCACGGCCGAGCGGTGCCGCAGCGCGGGGGCGGAGGCCGCCGGACAGGCCGCGCGGGTGGCCCTCCTGGTGATGGGAGACGGCAGCGCGTGCCGGACGCTGAAGGCGCCCGGCTATCTCGACGAGCGCGCGGTGGCCTTCGACGCGGAGGTCGCCCGGGCGCTGGGGGCGGCCGACGTGGCGGCGCTGCGGGCGCTGGACGCCGGGCTCGCCCGCGAGCTGAAGGTCTCCGGACGCGCCCCCTGGCAGGTCCTCGCCGGAGCGGCCGAGGACGCGGAGCTGGGCGGTGCCCTGTTGTACGAGGACGCGCCGTACGGGGTGGGGTACGTGGTGGCGGCCTGGTCGTAG
- a CDS encoding antitoxin: protein MSLLDNLKAKLAPAKDKVSDLAQQHGDKVTHGLDKAAKVVDEKTKGKYSDKIQTGTGKAKGAMDRLAHKDDGTMPPPDAPPPPPTF, encoded by the coding sequence ATGAGTCTCCTGGACAATCTGAAAGCCAAGCTGGCTCCTGCCAAGGACAAGGTCTCGGACCTCGCGCAGCAGCACGGGGACAAGGTGACCCACGGTCTCGACAAGGCCGCCAAGGTGGTCGACGAGAAGACCAAGGGCAAGTACAGCGACAAGATCCAGACGGGCACGGGCAAGGCGAAGGGCGCCATGGACCGACTCGCGCACAAGGACGACGGCACCATGCCCCCGCCGGACGCGCCCCCACCGCCCCCCACGTTCTGA
- a CDS encoding LysR family transcriptional regulator — MDLLRHLRLFVTVAEELHFSRAADRLGMAQPPLSQAVRRLERELGAELFDRSRRRIRLTAAGALLWDEARELLAREDRLRMLARRAGDGGLGTLRAGVPPDTAAAVLTALLAACAERAPGLGVDLREVTTGEQVTLLASGGLDVGLVHRPADTSGLLLGPEVSVDLGVVLPRTSPLARRPEVALGELSGHDLVLFPRAHAPDRYDQILDVCRAAGFLPGRVRHASSSEFLLALVTAGHGVAFDPGPVARKEPRVAWRALTGRPLTQRLSGAWPAGRTAHPAARTFAELAAEVLAGDRAAAPRRTGESGSAAGPPRPWSVVYG, encoded by the coding sequence GTGGATCTCTTGCGCCACCTGCGTCTGTTCGTCACCGTAGCCGAGGAACTGCACTTCAGCCGGGCCGCCGACCGGCTGGGCATGGCTCAGCCGCCGCTCAGTCAGGCGGTGCGCCGACTGGAGAGGGAGCTCGGAGCCGAGCTGTTCGACCGGTCCCGCCGGCGGATCCGGCTGACCGCCGCCGGGGCGCTCCTGTGGGACGAGGCCCGTGAACTCCTCGCCCGCGAGGACCGGTTGCGGATGCTGGCCCGGCGCGCGGGGGACGGCGGCCTGGGCACCCTGCGCGCGGGTGTGCCGCCCGACACCGCGGCCGCCGTGCTGACCGCGCTGCTCGCCGCCTGCGCCGAGCGCGCCCCGGGGCTCGGCGTCGATCTGCGGGAGGTCACCACCGGCGAACAGGTCACGCTGCTCGCCTCCGGCGGACTCGACGTCGGACTGGTGCACCGTCCCGCCGACACCTCCGGGCTGCTCCTCGGTCCGGAAGTCTCGGTGGACCTCGGTGTCGTCCTGCCCCGCACCTCGCCGCTGGCCCGGCGCCCGGAGGTGGCGCTCGGTGAGCTGTCCGGCCACGACCTGGTGCTCTTCCCGCGGGCCCACGCCCCGGACCGGTACGACCAGATCCTCGACGTCTGCCGCGCCGCGGGCTTCCTACCGGGGCGCGTACGGCACGCCTCCAGCTCCGAGTTCCTGCTGGCCCTGGTGACGGCGGGGCACGGCGTCGCCTTCGACCCGGGGCCGGTCGCCCGCAAGGAGCCCCGGGTCGCCTGGCGGGCCCTGACGGGACGCCCCCTCACCCAGCGCCTGAGCGGCGCGTGGCCGGCCGGACGCACCGCCCATCCGGCCGCCCGGACCTTCGCGGAACTCGCCGCGGAGGTGCTGGCCGGAGACCGCGCCGCGGCCCCGAGGCGCACCGGCGAGTCCGGCTCCGCCGCCGGACCACCCCGCCCGTGGTCGGTCGTGTACGGCTAG
- a CDS encoding cation:proton antiporter regulatory subunit, producing the protein MSAPRLRATPLPGIGVQYDLVTREQRHLSVVAHRDGARTVSVYQADDPDSCAQSLRLSSGEAASLINALKPSPHSPSLLYTTDLGLIAERVEIAAASWWNGRVLGETRMRTETGASIVAVLRRAEAIPSPTPDFRLAGGDILIVVGTREGVDGAATILGRE; encoded by the coding sequence ATGTCGGCTCCACGCCTGCGGGCGACGCCACTGCCGGGTATCGGGGTGCAGTACGACCTCGTGACCCGTGAACAGCGCCACCTGTCCGTGGTGGCGCACCGCGACGGCGCCCGCACGGTCAGCGTGTACCAGGCCGACGACCCCGACTCCTGCGCGCAGTCGCTGCGGCTGTCGAGCGGTGAGGCGGCCTCGCTGATCAACGCCCTGAAGCCGTCCCCGCACAGCCCGAGTCTGCTGTACACCACCGACCTGGGGCTGATCGCCGAGCGCGTCGAGATCGCCGCGGCGTCGTGGTGGAACGGGCGGGTGCTGGGCGAGACCCGGATGCGCACCGAGACCGGTGCCTCGATCGTGGCGGTGCTGCGGCGTGCCGAGGCGATCCCCTCCCCCACTCCGGACTTCCGGCTGGCGGGCGGGGACATCCTGATCGTCGTCGGGACCCGTGAGGGCGTCGACGGCGCCGCGACGATACTCGGACGGGAGTGA
- a CDS encoding cation:proton antiporter, translating to MHSAVLLIEFGAIILCLGLLGRAAARLRFSPIPLYLLAGLAFGEGGLLPLGASEEFVATGAEIGVILLLLMLGLEYTASDLVSNLKAHYPSGLVDFTLNALPGAVAALLLGWGPVAAVVLAGVTWISSSGVIAKVLGDLGRVGNRETPVILSILVLEDLAMAVYLPIVTALVAGVGLAAGSVTLAIALGAAGLVLFVAVRYGRVISRFVSSDDPEKLLLVVLGLTILVAGLAQQLQVSAAVGAFLVGIALSGEVAEGAHTLLSPLRDLFAAMFFVFFGLHTDPASIPPVLLPALALAVVTALTKIVTGYWAARRAGISVKGRLRAGGALVARGEFSIVIAGLAVTAGIEPSLGPLATAYVLILVVLGPLTARYTQPLAARLTARFGGGPGPVRVTGRLPEARERTAPEAETEREDGVRRQTAVPD from the coding sequence GTGCACTCTGCGGTACTGCTGATCGAGTTCGGCGCCATCATCCTCTGTCTCGGCCTGCTCGGCCGGGCCGCGGCCCGGCTGCGGTTCTCCCCCATCCCGCTCTATCTGCTGGCCGGTCTCGCCTTCGGCGAGGGCGGGCTGCTCCCGCTCGGCGCGAGCGAGGAGTTCGTCGCCACGGGCGCCGAGATCGGCGTCATCCTGTTGCTGCTGATGCTGGGCCTGGAGTACACGGCGAGCGATCTGGTCTCGAACCTCAAGGCCCACTATCCGTCGGGGCTGGTCGACTTCACGCTCAACGCGCTGCCGGGCGCCGTCGCGGCGCTCCTGCTGGGCTGGGGTCCGGTGGCCGCCGTGGTCCTGGCGGGCGTCACCTGGATCTCGTCGTCCGGGGTGATCGCCAAGGTGCTGGGCGACCTGGGGCGGGTCGGCAACCGGGAGACACCGGTGATCCTGAGCATCCTGGTCCTGGAGGACCTGGCGATGGCGGTCTACCTGCCCATCGTCACCGCGCTGGTGGCCGGGGTGGGACTGGCCGCCGGGAGCGTGACGCTGGCGATCGCGCTGGGGGCCGCGGGACTCGTCCTGTTCGTGGCCGTCCGCTACGGCCGCGTCATCTCCCGCTTCGTCTCCAGCGACGACCCCGAGAAACTCCTGCTGGTCGTGCTGGGTCTGACGATCCTCGTCGCGGGCCTCGCGCAGCAGCTTCAGGTGTCGGCCGCGGTCGGGGCGTTCCTGGTCGGCATCGCGCTGTCCGGGGAGGTCGCGGAGGGGGCGCACACGCTGCTGAGCCCCCTGCGGGACCTGTTCGCGGCCATGTTCTTCGTCTTCTTCGGGCTGCACACCGACCCGGCGAGCATTCCGCCCGTGCTGCTGCCCGCCCTGGCGCTGGCAGTGGTGACGGCGCTGACGAAGATCGTGACCGGGTACTGGGCCGCGCGGCGGGCCGGTATCTCCGTCAAGGGCCGCCTGCGGGCGGGCGGTGCGCTGGTCGCGCGCGGCGAGTTCTCCATCGTCATCGCCGGACTCGCGGTCACCGCCGGCATAGAGCCGTCACTGGGGCCGCTGGCCACCGCGTACGTGCTGATCCTGGTCGTGCTCGGCCCGCTCACGGCCCGTTACACGCAGCCGCTGGCTGCACGCCTCACCGCCCGGTTCGGCGGCGGCCCGGGGCCGGTGCGCGTCACCGGGCGCCTCCCGGAGGCCCGGGAGAGAACAGCACCGGAGGCGGAGACGGAGCGCGAGGACGGCGTACGCCGGCAGACGGCCGTCCCGGACTGA
- a CDS encoding sensor histidine kinase — protein sequence MSLFRRIFLLNAVGLTVATALLLGPVTVSTPILPGEALVVVLGLALMLVLNAFVLRIGLAPLQRLGRAMATADLTHPGARAPVTGPAEVAELITTYNTMLDRLETERATSSARALSAQEGERRRVSQELHDEVGQTLTAVLLQLRRVADRVPGELREEVSQAQEATRGSLDEIRRIARRLRPGVLEELGLHSALRSLAGEFTTHGLSVTHHLDADVPPLNDEAELVVYRVAQEGLTNTVRHAGADRAELRLRRVTDGVELLVRDNGRGPGRAREGAGITGMRERALLVGAAFSLGPAPGRGTDVRLRITTTGGWSPQQRPGATTAADTATDTGTGTDTDTATASEGDR from the coding sequence GTGTCGCTGTTCCGGCGGATCTTCCTGCTGAACGCCGTGGGTCTGACCGTGGCGACCGCACTGCTGCTGGGACCGGTCACCGTCTCGACGCCGATCCTCCCCGGCGAGGCACTCGTCGTCGTGCTCGGGCTCGCGCTGATGCTCGTCCTCAACGCGTTCGTCCTGCGGATCGGCCTCGCCCCGCTGCAACGGCTGGGCCGGGCCATGGCCACCGCCGACCTCACCCACCCCGGAGCGCGGGCGCCCGTCACCGGGCCGGCCGAGGTGGCCGAGCTGATCACCACGTACAACACCATGCTCGACCGGCTGGAGACCGAGCGCGCCACCAGTTCGGCCCGCGCGCTGTCCGCGCAGGAGGGCGAGCGACGGCGCGTCTCCCAGGAACTCCATGACGAGGTCGGCCAGACCCTGACCGCCGTCCTGCTCCAGCTCAGACGGGTCGCCGACCGGGTGCCCGGGGAGCTGAGGGAGGAGGTGAGCCAGGCGCAGGAGGCCACCCGCGGCAGCCTGGACGAGATCCGCCGTATCGCCCGCCGGCTGCGCCCGGGTGTGCTGGAGGAGCTCGGACTGCACAGCGCGCTGCGCTCCCTCGCGGGCGAGTTCACCACCCACGGGCTGTCCGTGACCCACCACCTCGACGCCGACGTGCCGCCGCTGAACGACGAGGCCGAACTCGTGGTCTACCGGGTGGCGCAGGAGGGGCTGACCAACACGGTCCGGCACGCGGGCGCCGACCGCGCCGAACTCCGGCTGCGGCGCGTCACGGACGGCGTCGAACTCCTCGTACGGGACAACGGCAGGGGACCGGGCCGCGCGCGCGAGGGAGCGGGCATCACGGGGATGCGCGAGCGGGCGCTGCTGGTCGGCGCCGCGTTCTCGCTCGGGCCCGCACCCGGCCGGGGCACCGACGTACGGCTGCGCATCACGACGACCGGCGGGTGGTCGCCGCAGCAGCGTCCGGGCGCCACCACCGCCGCAGACACCGCCACCGACACCGGCACCGGCACAGACACAGACACCGCCACCGCTTCCGAGGGAGACCGATGA
- a CDS encoding serine hydrolase, which produces MAEERIRAVFADAGAVGLLHAVPVGAGTTIPAGAGRTAPAGAGRADPGEPGTAGLTEPRAREVAVGADEPVVLASVFKVLLVLEFARQVAAGQLDPRERVRVTAADRLGGWGTAGCADDVELSLRDLAFFAMSVSDNSAADLLLDRVGLDTVRLLTQELGLTRTRVVGGPRDALESMLADVEACDEREFAVRYPALPEDRKRRMAVLDPLRTNAGTPRETTELLRLIWRDEAASPEACAQVRDLMSRQVFRHRLASGFPGDTVIAAKTGTLPGLHMEAGVVGYPDGRCYAVSVFARTRELTVTGPEVDAAIGAAARIAVDFLRDAGL; this is translated from the coding sequence ATGGCCGAGGAACGGATCCGCGCGGTTTTCGCGGACGCGGGCGCGGTGGGCCTCCTGCACGCGGTTCCCGTCGGGGCCGGCACGACGATTCCCGCCGGGGCCGGGCGGACGGCTCCCGCCGGGGCCGGGCGGGCGGACCCCGGCGAGCCCGGGACGGCCGGCCTCACGGAGCCCCGCGCGCGCGAGGTGGCCGTCGGCGCCGACGAACCCGTCGTACTCGCCTCGGTGTTCAAGGTGCTGCTGGTCCTGGAGTTCGCCCGGCAGGTGGCGGCCGGGCAGCTCGACCCCCGGGAGCGGGTCCGGGTGACGGCGGCCGACCGGCTCGGCGGCTGGGGCACGGCGGGCTGCGCGGACGATGTCGAACTGTCGCTGCGCGACCTGGCGTTCTTCGCGATGTCGGTCAGCGACAACTCGGCGGCGGACCTGCTGCTCGACCGGGTGGGCCTGGACACCGTACGGCTGCTCACGCAGGAGCTGGGGCTCACCCGGACCCGCGTCGTGGGAGGACCGCGGGACGCCCTGGAGTCGATGCTCGCCGACGTCGAGGCGTGCGACGAACGGGAGTTCGCCGTCCGGTACCCGGCCCTGCCGGAGGACCGCAAGCGGCGGATGGCGGTCCTGGACCCCCTGCGGACCAACGCCGGCACGCCCCGCGAGACGACCGAACTGCTGCGTCTCATCTGGCGCGACGAGGCAGCCTCACCGGAAGCCTGCGCCCAGGTACGCGACTTGATGTCACGTCAGGTGTTCCGCCACCGGCTGGCGTCCGGGTTTCCCGGCGACACGGTGATCGCGGCCAAGACCGGGACGCTGCCGGGGCTGCACATGGAGGCGGGCGTCGTCGGGTACCCCGACGGCCGGTGTTACGCGGTCTCCGTCTTCGCCCGGACCCGCGAACTCACCGTCACCGGGCCGGAGGTGGACGCGGCGATCGGCGCCGCGGCCAGGATCGCCGTCGACTTCCTGCGGGACGCGGGGCTGTGA
- a CDS encoding response regulator, translating into MSAPAGRPTRVLLADDHTLVRRGVRLILDGEPDLSVVAEAGDGAEAVALARETEVDLAVLDVAMPRMTGLQAARELSRRLPDLRILILTMYDNEQYFFEALKAGACGYVLKSVADRDLVEACRAAMRDEPFIYPGAETAIVRTYLERLRRGEGLPARAVTDREEEVLKLVAEGHTTKEIGELLFISAKTVESHRANLLQKLGMRDRLELTRYAIRAGLIEP; encoded by the coding sequence ATGTCCGCGCCCGCCGGGAGGCCCACGCGAGTCCTGCTCGCCGACGACCACACACTCGTGCGCCGCGGCGTGCGGCTCATCCTCGACGGGGAACCCGATCTGAGCGTGGTGGCGGAGGCCGGGGACGGTGCCGAGGCCGTCGCCCTGGCCCGCGAGACGGAGGTGGACCTCGCCGTGCTCGACGTCGCCATGCCTCGTATGACCGGCCTGCAGGCGGCCCGCGAACTCTCCCGGCGCCTGCCCGACCTGCGCATCCTCATCCTCACGATGTACGACAACGAGCAGTACTTCTTCGAGGCGCTCAAGGCCGGTGCCTGCGGTTACGTCCTGAAGTCGGTCGCCGACCGGGACCTGGTCGAGGCGTGCCGGGCGGCGATGCGCGACGAGCCGTTCATCTATCCCGGCGCCGAGACCGCGATCGTACGGACGTACCTCGAACGTCTGCGCCGTGGCGAAGGGCTGCCCGCGCGAGCCGTCACCGACCGTGAGGAGGAGGTGCTGAAACTGGTCGCCGAGGGGCACACCACGAAGGAGATCGGCGAGCTGCTCTTCATCAGCGCCAAGACCGTGGAGAGCCACCGGGCGAACCTCCTGCAGAAACTCGGTATGCGCGACCGCCTGGAACTCACGCGGTACGCGATCCGCGCGGGGCTCATCGAGCCGTGA
- the miaB gene encoding tRNA (N6-isopentenyl adenosine(37)-C2)-methylthiotransferase MiaB produces MTSSDRSHAVDVQDAKTYEVRTYGCQMNVHDSERLSGLLEGAGYVRAPEGSDGDADVVVFNTCAVRENADNKLYGNLGRLAPMKTKRPGMQIAVGGCLAQKDRDTIVKKAPWVDVVFGTHNIGKLPVLLERARVQEEAQIEIAESLEAFPSTLPTRRESAYAAWVSISVGCNNTCTFCIVPALRGKEKDRRTGDILAEIEALVGEGVSEITLLGQNVNAYGSDIGDREAFSKLLRACGRIEGLERVRFTSPHPRDFTDDVIAAMAETPNVMPQLHMPMQSGSDTVLKAMRRSYRQDRFLGIIDKVRASIPHAAITTDIIVGFPGETEEDFEQTMHAVREARFSAAFTFQYSKRPGTPAATMEGQIPKEVVQARYERLVALQEEISWDENKKQVGRTLELMVAEGEGRKDGATHRLSGRAPDNRLVHFTKPDQDVRPGDVVTVEITYAAPHHLLAEGAVLDVRRTRAGDAWDKRNAARAAKPAGVMLGLPKIGAPEPLPVMTGSGCGCD; encoded by the coding sequence ATGACCAGCAGCGACCGGAGCCACGCGGTGGACGTTCAGGATGCGAAGACCTACGAGGTGCGCACCTACGGGTGCCAGATGAACGTCCACGACTCCGAACGGCTCTCGGGGCTCCTCGAAGGCGCGGGCTACGTGCGGGCGCCCGAGGGGTCCGACGGCGACGCGGACGTCGTCGTCTTCAACACCTGCGCGGTCCGGGAGAACGCCGACAACAAGCTCTACGGCAACCTCGGCCGCCTCGCCCCGATGAAGACGAAGCGCCCCGGGATGCAGATCGCGGTCGGCGGCTGTCTGGCGCAGAAGGACCGCGACACCATCGTGAAGAAGGCGCCCTGGGTGGACGTCGTCTTCGGTACGCACAACATCGGCAAGCTGCCCGTCCTCCTGGAGCGCGCCCGCGTCCAGGAAGAGGCGCAGATCGAGATCGCCGAGTCGCTCGAGGCGTTCCCCTCGACGCTGCCGACCCGCCGCGAGAGCGCGTACGCGGCCTGGGTGTCGATCTCCGTCGGCTGCAACAACACCTGCACCTTCTGCATCGTCCCGGCTCTGCGCGGCAAGGAGAAGGACCGCAGGACGGGCGACATCCTCGCCGAGATCGAGGCGCTGGTCGGCGAGGGCGTCTCCGAGATCACGCTGCTCGGGCAGAACGTGAACGCGTACGGCAGCGACATCGGCGACCGGGAGGCCTTCAGCAAGCTGCTGCGCGCCTGCGGGCGGATCGAGGGCCTGGAACGGGTCCGGTTCACCTCCCCGCACCCCCGCGACTTCACCGACGACGTGATCGCGGCCATGGCGGAGACACCGAACGTGATGCCGCAGCTGCACATGCCGATGCAGTCCGGTTCGGACACCGTCCTGAAGGCGATGCGCCGCTCGTACCGGCAGGACCGATTCCTCGGAATCATCGACAAGGTGCGCGCCTCCATCCCGCACGCGGCGATCACCACCGACATCATCGTGGGCTTCCCCGGCGAGACCGAGGAAGACTTCGAACAGACGATGCACGCCGTCCGCGAGGCCCGCTTCTCCGCCGCCTTCACGTTCCAGTACTCCAAGCGCCCCGGCACCCCGGCGGCCACGATGGAGGGGCAGATCCCCAAGGAGGTCGTCCAGGCGCGCTACGAGCGTCTCGTCGCCCTCCAGGAGGAGATCTCCTGGGACGAGAACAAGAAGCAGGTCGGACGCACCCTGGAGCTGATGGTCGCCGAGGGCGAGGGCCGCAAGGACGGCGCCACGCACCGCCTCTCCGGCCGCGCCCCCGACAACCGCCTGGTCCACTTCACCAAGCCCGACCAGGACGTGCGCCCCGGTGACGTCGTCACCGTCGAGATCACCTACGCCGCCCCGCACCACCTGCTCGCCGAGGGCGCCGTCCTCGACGTGCGCCGCACGCGCGCGGGGGACGCCTGGGACAAGCGCAACGCGGCTCGGGCGGCGAAGCCCGCCGGCGTGATGCTGGGGCTGCCGAAGATCGGTGCCCCCGAGCCCCTTCCCGTCATGACGGGCAGCGGCTGCGGCTGCGACTGA
- a CDS encoding pyrophosphohydrolase domain-containing protein yields MVRAFHRAFGLATRSTPAEVSPALAAHRGELLAEEAAEVAEVSVTGPLDRLAHELADVVYVAYGTALVHGIDLDQVIAEIHRSNMTKLGPDGQVSRRADGKVLKGEHYRAPDVTAVLRGQGWRGADT; encoded by the coding sequence CTGGTCCGCGCGTTCCACCGCGCCTTCGGACTCGCCACCCGCAGCACTCCGGCGGAGGTCTCCCCGGCGCTGGCCGCCCACCGGGGTGAGCTGCTCGCCGAGGAGGCCGCCGAAGTGGCCGAGGTCTCGGTCACGGGACCGCTGGACCGGCTGGCGCACGAGCTGGCCGACGTGGTGTATGTGGCGTACGGCACCGCACTCGTCCACGGCATCGACCTCGACCAGGTGATCGCCGAGATCCACCGGTCCAACATGACGAAGCTGGGGCCGGACGGCCAGGTCTCCCGCCGTGCCGACGGCAAGGTCCTCAAGGGGGAGCACTACCGCGCGCCGGACGTGACGGCGGTGCTGCGCGGGCAGGGGTGGCGGGGCGCGGACACCTGA
- the miaA gene encoding tRNA (adenosine(37)-N6)-dimethylallyltransferase MiaA — MSSAPPAPRVIAVVGPTAAGKSDLGVFLARRLGGEVVNADSMQLYRGMDIGTAKLTPEERAAVPHHLLDIWDVTVTASVAEYQRLARARIDALLAEGRWPILVGGSGLYVRGAVDNLEFPGTDPEVRARLEEELGLRGSGALHARLAVADPGAAQAILPSNGRRIVRALEVIEITGKPFTANLPGHDSVYDTLQIGVDVTRPELDERIARRVDRMWEAGLVDEVRELEARGLREGRTASRALGYQQVLAALAGECTDAEARAETVRATKRFARRQDSWFRRDPRVHWLSGAAADLAELPQLALTLVERPVTA, encoded by the coding sequence GTGAGCAGCGCACCCCCCGCCCCCCGAGTCATCGCCGTCGTCGGACCGACCGCGGCAGGAAAGTCCGATCTGGGCGTTTTCCTCGCCCGCCGTCTCGGAGGCGAGGTCGTCAACGCCGACTCCATGCAGTTGTACCGAGGGATGGACATCGGCACCGCCAAGCTGACGCCGGAGGAGCGGGCCGCGGTTCCGCACCACCTGCTGGACATCTGGGACGTGACCGTCACGGCCAGCGTCGCCGAGTACCAGCGGCTCGCCCGCGCCCGCATCGACGCCCTGCTCGCCGAGGGCCGCTGGCCGATCCTGGTGGGCGGCTCCGGGCTGTACGTGCGCGGCGCCGTCGACAACCTGGAGTTCCCCGGCACCGACCCCGAGGTGCGCGCCCGCCTGGAGGAGGAACTCGGACTGCGCGGTTCGGGCGCTCTGCACGCGCGACTGGCCGTGGCCGACCCCGGCGCCGCCCAGGCGATCCTGCCCAGCAACGGCCGCCGCATCGTGCGCGCGCTGGAGGTCATCGAGATCACCGGCAAGCCCTTCACGGCCAATCTCCCCGGCCACGACTCGGTGTACGACACCCTCCAGATCGGTGTGGACGTCACGCGTCCCGAGCTCGACGAACGCATCGCGCGGCGTGTCGACCGGATGTGGGAGGCCGGACTCGTCGACGAGGTCCGGGAGCTGGAGGCGCGAGGGCTGCGCGAGGGGCGCACGGCGTCGCGCGCGCTCGGGTACCAGCAGGTGCTCGCGGCGCTCGCCGGGGAGTGCACCGACGCCGAGGCGCGCGCCGAGACCGTACGCGCCACCAAACGCTTCGCGCGCCGTCAGGATTCGTGGTTCCGGCGTGATCCCCGGGTGCACTGGCTCAGCGGCGCCGCGGCGGACCTCGCGGAACTTCCACAGCTCGCGCTGACGTTGGTCGAACGACCGGTCACAGCCTGA